The stretch of DNA GCGTGCTGTCCATCGCGTTGCTGCTGTCGACCGTGTTCATCGTGCTGGTCGACGTCGGATTCGCGACCGCCCTCGTGTTCGAGCAGGACGAGGTCGAGGAGGCGGCGGCGAGCGCGATGGGCGTGAGCATCGTCGTCGGCGTCTCAGTCGGCATCGGGCTCCTCGTCACAGCCGATGCGGTGAGCGAGATCTTCCGGGTCCCCGATGCGGCGCCGCTGATCCGGGCCTACGCGGGGATCATCGCACTCAGCGGCGTCGTCGCGATCCCGTTGATGCGTCTCAACAGGGAGTTCGCGTTCCGTCGCCGTTTCGCCGTGGAGACCCTTCCGTTGATCGCGGGCTCGATCCTCACGATCGTGCTGGCGATCGAGGGGGTGGGTGTCTGGTCGCTGGTGATCGGAGACGCGACGCGCTGCCTCCTGACCTTGATGCTCGTGCTCGGAGACCGGGCGCTTCGTATCAGACCACGATGGCATCCTTCAACCGTCGCTCGCCTCTGGCCCTACGCGCGTGGGGCGACGGTCGCGTCGATCCTCGACATCGTGTTGCTCAACGTCGACTACGCACTCGTCGCCCGGCTGCTCGGGGCGACGGCCCTCGGCTTCTACTCCTTGGGGTTCAGGATCGCGATCATCCCGTTCTACGTCGTCACGATGGTGGTCGTCGGCGCTGGATGGCCGGCCATGACCCGATTGCGTGCCGACGATGCGCACCTGACCTCTGCGTTTCGGATCAGCGTCCGTGTCGCGTCGGGCGGTGTGATGCTCTTCGTCGGCGGGACGATCGTCCTGGCTCCCTGGCTCGTGCTGCTCTCGCCCGATTGGGAGTCGGCGGTCAGCGTGACGCGTCTGTTGGCTGTGTTCGTGGTCTTCCGCTCGGCCTGCTACCTGCTGCAGGCGTACTTCCAGTCGGTTGGGCGAACCGGCCTGAACGCGGTCCTCCGTGCGATCTGGCTCGTGCTCCTCGTGTGCCTCATCGCGACGGTCGGGCGGCTGGGGGTCGACGCGGTTGCGGGCATCCAGGTGGTGGTCGCAGCCATGCTCCTCGCGGCGCACGTGATCGTCAGCCGAACGATCGGCGGCGCACCCGCAGGACCGTTCCTGGCCGACGTGTTCCGGCCCGTATCAGCGAGCGTCGTCGCGGCTTCGTTGGTGCTCCTCGTGCAGGCCGCCCTGCCGGACGATTGGAGCGCCGCCACGTCGTGGGCCGCCCTCCTCGGCGCAGGAACGTTGTTCGTCGTCCTCTACGTCGCTTCGCTTCGTGTCGTCGCCCCAGCGGTGCTCGACGATCTCGGCCGCTTGCGGCGTCGGTTGGCGTCGAGGAACGGCGACCGGATGCGTGAACCGACGCGCGCGTAGACGCGCGAGCAGTGCCGCCGCGAAGCCCGAACGGGATCGAGGGGCACCACACCCCTCGTGAAGGGCGTCCCCTTCACGAGGGGGGTGTGGTACTCGCTACGTCGGCTGGAAGTAGTTGTTCGTCGCCCGTCGAGCGACGAGCGTCCCCATCTCCGCCGCGACGCGGTCGGCCGTGCGGAAGTGGAGCCCCGACCAGACCCTGGCGTCGATCGCTTCGCGCATGAGCTGCGTCTTCGACGTGTAGTGGCGCGTCTCGCCGGCCGCGGCCGACGTGAGCTTCAGATCGATCACGCCTCGTCCGAGGCCGAGCACACCGGCGAGGGCACGCGTTGCGGCGCCCATCACGTTGCAGAGCCCGCTCGGGTAGTCGGGATACGGCGGGTTGACGAGGAAGGGCTGCCAGTTCGCGTCGCGCTTCGTGTTCGGGTTCCCGTCGGTGTTCGACATCTGGATCGCCGTCATCGGTCGCCACCAGTGATAGTGCAGCTTCGCGTTCCATGCGCCGATGACGGCATCGGCGATGCTCAGGTCGACGGCGGCGAAGACCCGCGCGCTCTCGCTGATATCCAGGCCGAGCCGGGTCACCGTGTCGCGCAGGCCCGCCTGCAGCGGCCCGATGCCGGTGTCGGAGAAGAACAGCGCCGTCTGCGTCTGTTCGTCCGTCCGATCCTTGGACGTCAACGAGCCGAGCCGCTTCACCTCGCGGTACTCGCGGGTGTAGACGTCGCTCTTGAGGCCCGGAGGTGGCTCGGGACGGAACTGGCTCGGCGACTTCATGATGAACGGCTCGAGCTCAGACAGCCAGGGGTCGAAGAACGGAGTGAACGTCGGGGGCGTCGGCCGCCAGACGCCGGGGCCCTCCGGCTCGTCGAACGTGACGTCGCCGAACCGTCCGTCGTCGGCGCGCAGCTGGATGATGCGCGCGGCGGCTTGCTCGCCGTAGGCGATGCCCGCATCCTTCGCGGCGCCGTCGGGGATCGCGCCCAGCGACGCCGTCAGCGCGTCGGTCAACCTGGTCGCCGACCCGGGGAAGTACTCCAGCAGGACGTCGTGC from Actinomycetota bacterium encodes:
- a CDS encoding oligosaccharide flippase family protein, coding for MSDATAIEHGSASRRIDDVAARAARGAPWVAASALVSRGLLAGVVLVLAAVLSPYEFGVLSIALLLSTVFIVLVDVGFATALVFEQDEVEEAAASAMGVSIVVGVSVGIGLLVTADAVSEIFRVPDAAPLIRAYAGIIALSGVVAIPLMRLNREFAFRRRFAVETLPLIAGSILTIVLAIEGVGVWSLVIGDATRCLLTLMLVLGDRALRIRPRWHPSTVARLWPYARGATVASILDIVLLNVDYALVARLLGATALGFYSLGFRIAIIPFYVVTMVVVGAGWPAMTRLRADDAHLTSAFRISVRVASGGVMLFVGGTIVLAPWLVLLSPDWESAVSVTRLLAVFVVFRSACYLLQAYFQSVGRTGLNAVLRAIWLVLLVCLIATVGRLGVDAVAGIQVVVAAMLLAAHVIVSRTIGGAPAGPFLADVFRPVSASVVAASLVLLVQAALPDDWSAATSWAALLGAGTLFVVLYVASLRVVAPAVLDDLGRLRRRLASRNGDRMREPTRA
- a CDS encoding vanadium-dependent haloperoxidase gives rise to the protein WYAYEQAAVYNAVVGITRRFELYRWSQLGPTSASPQAAAAVAAHDVLLEYFPGSATRLTDALTASLGAIPDGAAKDAGIAYGEQAAARIIQLRADDGRFGDVTFDEPEGPGVWRPTPPTFTPFFDPWLSELEPFIMKSPSQFRPEPPPGLKSDVYTREYREVKRLGSLTSKDRTDEQTQTALFFSDTGIGPLQAGLRDTVTRLGLDISESARVFAAVDLSIADAVIGAWNAKLHYHWWRPMTAIQMSNTDGNPNTKRDANWQPFLVNPPYPDYPSGLCNVMGAATRALAGVLGLGRGVIDLKLTSAAAGETRHYTSKTQLMREAIDARVWSGLHFRTADRVAAEMGTLVARRATNNYFQPT